From the genome of Deinococcus gobiensis I-0, one region includes:
- a CDS encoding PIN domain-containing protein: protein MQDLNIEQDVRLMFDTNVWMFLIGPQIPEDRAEVHDYSQLLSDLLQRSIKIFCSDIIISELINQHIKFNLSRYKSTVDKRASPKEYRRSQNFIDDIQGILAALEIIKMETIILPTMLDNAKLENMFLDMQTGNNDFNDLIIAQTCLENNIKIVTHDYDYHGYDLDIVTVNQRLLYRPQV from the coding sequence TTGCAAGATTTAAATATAGAGCAGGATGTTAGATTAATGTTTGATACAAATGTATGGATGTTCCTCATCGGTCCTCAGATCCCTGAAGATAGAGCTGAAGTGCATGACTACTCGCAACTTCTATCTGATTTACTTCAAAGATCTATAAAAATATTCTGTAGCGACATAATAATATCAGAACTAATAAACCAGCATATCAAATTTAATCTCTCTAGATATAAATCTACTGTAGATAAACGAGCTAGTCCTAAAGAATATAGAAGAAGTCAAAACTTTATAGATGATATTCAGGGAATATTAGCGGCGCTTGAAATTATTAAAATGGAAACTATTATTCTTCCAACCATGTTAGATAATGCTAAATTAGAAAATATGTTTTTAGATATGCAAACAGGAAATAATGACTTTAATGATCTAATAATAGCTCAGACTTGCTTAGAAAATAATATCAAGATAGTTACGCACGATTATGATTATCACGGATATGATTTGGATATCGTTACTGTGAACCAAAGACTACTGTATAGGCCGCAAGTATAG
- a CDS encoding ATP-binding protein — protein MKEVFYDNKRIIYIPEIRTDFEGYSYLSKLDEKIKNYSDLDESISINLENMTWIDVNMCSVLGAIIQKHKSNGAKIEVVKVNRNVENILSKNGFLTKFMSGFNIKDSYGTVVPYRRYNLSDESKFPDYVSKISKDRERLKFNQNTRSSLLNSILELFSNSVIHSGSGLGIFVCGQYYPNKHTIRFTITDLGVGIRDRVSRFLLKDISDQDSILWAITKRNSTKYNIPGGLGLSFLIEFVTANEGQVILCSGNAYVKISESNREILNMNSRFLGTSISLIINTDRDSVYLPVQEISEEDLF, from the coding sequence ATGAAAGAAGTTTTTTATGATAATAAAAGGATTATATATATACCAGAAATAAGGACAGATTTTGAAGGATACTCTTATCTATCAAAACTCGATGAAAAAATAAAAAACTATAGTGATTTAGATGAATCTATATCAATTAACCTTGAAAACATGACTTGGATTGATGTAAATATGTGTTCAGTTTTAGGAGCAATAATACAAAAACATAAAAGTAATGGGGCAAAAATCGAAGTCGTAAAAGTAAACAGAAATGTTGAAAATATTTTAAGTAAAAATGGTTTTCTTACTAAATTTATGTCGGGATTTAATATAAAAGATTCTTATGGTACGGTTGTACCATATAGGCGCTATAACTTATCAGATGAATCCAAGTTTCCAGATTATGTTTCTAAGATTTCTAAGGATAGAGAGCGACTGAAGTTTAATCAGAATACTCGATCCTCTCTATTAAATTCTATTTTAGAATTATTTAGTAACTCTGTAATACACTCTGGATCGGGTCTTGGAATATTTGTGTGCGGACAATATTATCCAAATAAGCATACTATTAGATTTACTATAACTGATTTAGGAGTAGGTATAAGAGATAGAGTATCGAGATTTTTATTAAAAGATATATCTGATCAAGATTCAATCTTATGGGCTATCACTAAGCGGAATTCTACAAAATATAATATTCCTGGTGGTTTGGGTTTATCTTTCTTAATAGAATTTGTTACTGCTAATGAAGGTCAGGTAATATTATGTAGCGGCAATGCATATGTTAAGATATCTGAATCTAACCGTGAGATTTTAAATATGAATAGTAGATTTTTAGGAACATCTATCAGTTTAATTATCAATACTGATCGTGATAGTGTCTATCTACCTGTGCAGGAAATCTCAGAGGAAGACCTTTTTTAA
- a CDS encoding STAS-like domain-containing protein has product MSKETFEMSIVGIINNPICTSVADGEKVYDRICPIIEDGNIVKLSFAGVRYIISAFLNPAFGKLYLRFDQDYIREHLKAVNTTPEQRSIIKEVVENAKFYAASKEEAKEARIDASGFKDEE; this is encoded by the coding sequence ATGTCAAAAGAAACTTTTGAGATGAGTATAGTTGGTATTATAAATAATCCTATTTGCACATCTGTAGCAGATGGGGAAAAGGTTTATGATCGAATATGTCCAATTATTGAAGATGGAAATATAGTAAAGTTATCTTTTGCTGGAGTTAGATATATTATCTCGGCTTTCTTGAATCCCGCCTTTGGTAAGCTATATTTGAGATTTGATCAAGACTATATTCGAGAACATCTTAAAGCCGTTAACACTACACCTGAGCAGAGAAGTATCATTAAAGAGGTGGTTGAAAATGCAAAATTCTACGCTGCCTCTAAAGAAGAAGCTAAGGAGGCCAGAATAGATGCATCTGGATTTAAGGATGAAGAATAA
- a CDS encoding helix-turn-helix domain-containing protein — protein MPLTASVAGERLAAYLKRAQMQQKDLAIHLGIEPSYVSRMVKGHVNWTTGQYFGQIASKLHLLDTEIKELNQAVVIEIATHEGSSQSFRREESDLSEELKKAVEIYKSIDPLIEDLHVQMALAQAGSFKGGPKTTQEWIIYFNDIRNWLKKSS, from the coding sequence ATGCCACTTACAGCAAGTGTTGCTGGGGAAAGATTAGCTGCATATTTAAAGCGAGCACAGATGCAACAAAAGGACTTAGCTATCCATCTGGGTATTGAACCAAGTTACGTAAGCAGAATGGTAAAAGGCCACGTTAACTGGACTACAGGCCAATATTTTGGGCAAATTGCCTCAAAATTGCATTTACTTGATACGGAAATTAAAGAGCTTAATCAGGCAGTAGTTATAGAAATTGCGACACACGAAGGATCAAGTCAAAGCTTTCGACGTGAAGAATCAGATTTGAGTGAAGAGCTTAAAAAAGCTGTTGAAATATATAAATCGATTGATCCGCTAATTGAAGATTTACATGTACAAATGGCACTAGCGCAAGCAGGAAGCTTCAAGGGTGGTCCAAAAACAACTCAAGAGTGGATCATATATTTTAATGATATTCGTAACTGGCTAAAAAAATCTTCATAA